A single Nocardioides bizhenqiangii DNA region contains:
- a CDS encoding UDP-N-acetylmuramoyl-L-alanyl-D-glutamate--2,6-diaminopimelate ligase, protein MDTGTTRPRHPAALSFDDVVALVREQDEARVVGGDGADVAVTGITLDSRRVLPGDVYAALPGARAHGIDFVTQAAAAGASVVLTDETGAAAVPAGLPAVVVAQPRGVLGAVSAGIYGHPARAMRMIGVTGTQGKTTATRLLDSGLGAAGIASAVVGTVGTRLAGTDLKTTLTTPEAPDLHGLFALMREEGITCCAMEVSSHALVLGRVDGVVFDVAVFTNLGRDHLDFHADLDDYFAAKAALFTPGRARLGLVNVDDEHGRRLVTTATIPIRTMSTHGRDADWSVTDVELGPEGSTFTIRGPGGLSLPASVALPGDFNVANALSAVAAATEAGLDPEQVVAGVAATGGVPGRLERVSDETVGFAVYVDYAHKPDALTAVLATLRPVTAGRLIVVIGAGGDRDRGKRPAMGAIAAAQADLVIVTDDNPRTEQPAEIRAAVLAGIDDVEASRRAEVLEVGDRRAAIATALDAAGPGDVVLVAGKGHETGQEIDGVIHPFDDREVVRELLRGAAR, encoded by the coding sequence ATGGACACGGGGACCACGCGACCGCGGCACCCGGCGGCGCTCTCGTTCGACGACGTCGTCGCACTGGTCCGGGAGCAGGACGAGGCGCGCGTGGTCGGCGGCGACGGTGCCGACGTGGCGGTCACGGGCATCACCCTCGACTCGCGGCGGGTGCTGCCGGGCGACGTCTACGCAGCGCTCCCCGGTGCGCGGGCCCACGGCATCGACTTCGTCACCCAGGCCGCGGCTGCGGGCGCCAGCGTGGTCCTGACCGACGAGACCGGCGCGGCCGCCGTACCGGCGGGCCTGCCGGCCGTCGTCGTGGCGCAGCCGCGTGGGGTGCTCGGCGCCGTCTCCGCCGGCATCTACGGGCACCCCGCCCGCGCGATGCGGATGATCGGGGTCACCGGCACCCAGGGCAAGACCACCGCCACCCGCCTGCTCGACAGCGGCCTCGGCGCGGCCGGCATCGCGTCCGCGGTCGTCGGCACCGTCGGCACGCGCCTCGCCGGGACGGACCTCAAGACGACGCTCACGACCCCGGAGGCGCCGGACCTGCACGGGCTGTTCGCGTTGATGCGGGAGGAGGGGATCACCTGCTGCGCGATGGAGGTGTCGAGCCACGCCCTGGTGCTGGGGCGGGTCGACGGGGTGGTGTTCGACGTCGCCGTCTTCACGAACCTCGGGCGTGACCACCTCGACTTCCACGCCGATCTCGACGACTACTTCGCCGCCAAGGCGGCGCTGTTCACCCCCGGACGGGCGCGGCTCGGCCTGGTCAACGTCGACGACGAGCACGGTCGCCGGCTCGTGACCACCGCGACCATCCCCATCCGCACGATGTCCACGCACGGCCGTGACGCCGACTGGTCGGTGACCGACGTCGAGCTCGGACCGGAGGGATCGACGTTCACGATCCGCGGGCCGGGCGGTCTGTCGCTCCCGGCGTCGGTGGCACTGCCGGGCGACTTCAACGTCGCCAACGCGCTGTCGGCCGTCGCCGCGGCGACCGAGGCCGGGCTCGATCCCGAGCAGGTGGTCGCGGGGGTGGCGGCGACCGGAGGAGTGCCGGGCCGGTTGGAGCGGGTGTCCGACGAGACCGTCGGCTTTGCGGTCTACGTCGACTACGCGCACAAGCCGGACGCCCTCACGGCGGTGCTCGCGACGCTGCGGCCCGTGACGGCCGGCCGCCTGATCGTCGTCATCGGCGCGGGCGGCGACCGTGACCGCGGCAAGCGGCCGGCTATGGGCGCGATCGCCGCTGCCCAGGCCGACCTGGTGATCGTTACCGACGACAACCCGCGCACCGAGCAGCCGGCCGAGATCCGGGCGGCGGTGCTGGCGGGCATCGACGACGTCGAGGCGTCGCGGCGGGCCGAGGTGCTCGAGGTCGGTGACCGCCGGGCCGCGATCGCGACCGCGCTCGACGCCGCCGGGCCGGGCGACGTCGTGCTCGTGGCGGGCAAGGGGCACGAGACCGGCCAGGAGATCGACGGCGTGATCCATCCCTTCGACGACCGCGAGGTCGTGCGCGAGCTGCTCCGGGGAGCCGCCCGATGA
- a CDS encoding peptidoglycan D,D-transpeptidase FtsI family protein produces the protein MTGPSRPRTAGSPLRASPQVRLKVGFVFIAMVLSVFAARLVQLQGVDPDRYAEMAAAEGSVIVSLPATRGEILDRNGDPLAESIDGRMIIADPTLTSDDAPELATFLARRLDLDYVRVLERLRVEDSRFQYIARQVPTWQAEAVVAEAEEEGFVGLFMQRDPVRIYPNGDLAANLVGFLGTPRRDGSARALAGLEDAFDDYLSGVDGEARYEMGAGTQIPLGDNTVSPAVDGTDLNLTIDNGLQHFTQGVLQQTVEGSHAESGIAIIMDSRTGEILALADYPSYDASEPQEWPKSRYRSSALTDVYEPGSTEKVLTLSSVIDAGLGRPLQQYVVPPVLNRQDQPIHDHWVHGVEHLTLTGILAKSSNIGTVLAADEFAPGELRSYLTAFGFGEETGIGLRGETKGILPEGAEWTDQVDDRIAFGQSLSVNAVQMIAAVNTIANDGVRIDPSLVDGRATLDDGTEVGTEQADERRVISTRAARQTALMMERVLDPVDGAAPLAAVPGYRIAGKTGTAQRVVDGSYDGSHTASFVGFGPTDDPRFTVYVVVHDSRTGGGGTVAGPAFAKLMSHALRRYGVPPTGTRASQLPVEW, from the coding sequence GTGACCGGACCTAGCCGACCCCGCACGGCCGGTAGTCCGCTGCGCGCGTCACCACAGGTGCGGCTCAAGGTGGGGTTCGTCTTCATCGCGATGGTGCTGTCGGTCTTCGCGGCGCGCCTGGTCCAGCTGCAGGGAGTCGACCCCGACCGGTACGCCGAGATGGCGGCCGCCGAGGGCTCGGTCATCGTCTCCCTGCCCGCCACCCGCGGGGAGATCCTCGACCGCAACGGCGATCCGCTCGCGGAGTCGATCGACGGTCGGATGATCATCGCCGATCCGACGCTGACGAGCGACGACGCTCCGGAGCTCGCGACGTTCCTGGCCAGGCGACTCGACCTCGACTACGTCCGCGTGCTCGAGCGGCTCCGGGTGGAAGACAGTCGGTTCCAGTACATCGCCCGCCAGGTGCCGACGTGGCAGGCGGAGGCGGTGGTCGCGGAGGCAGAGGAGGAGGGCTTCGTCGGCCTCTTCATGCAACGCGACCCGGTGCGGATCTATCCCAACGGCGACCTGGCGGCCAACCTCGTGGGCTTCCTCGGCACCCCACGCCGGGACGGCTCGGCGCGCGCCCTCGCCGGGTTGGAGGACGCGTTCGACGACTACCTCTCCGGCGTGGACGGCGAGGCCCGCTACGAGATGGGCGCCGGCACCCAGATCCCGCTCGGCGACAACACGGTGAGCCCCGCGGTCGACGGCACGGACCTGAACCTGACCATCGACAACGGGCTGCAGCACTTCACGCAGGGTGTCCTGCAACAGACGGTCGAGGGGTCCCACGCGGAGTCGGGGATCGCCATCATCATGGACAGCCGCACCGGTGAGATCCTCGCGCTGGCCGACTATCCGAGCTACGACGCCAGCGAGCCGCAGGAGTGGCCGAAGTCGCGCTACAGGTCGAGCGCGCTGACCGACGTCTACGAACCCGGCTCGACCGAGAAGGTGCTCACCCTGAGCTCGGTCATCGACGCCGGTCTCGGCCGGCCGCTGCAGCAGTACGTCGTACCGCCCGTGCTCAACCGGCAGGACCAGCCGATCCACGACCACTGGGTGCACGGCGTCGAGCACCTCACCCTGACCGGCATCCTCGCCAAGTCCTCGAACATCGGCACCGTCCTCGCCGCCGACGAGTTCGCGCCCGGCGAGCTGCGCTCCTACCTGACGGCCTTCGGGTTCGGTGAGGAGACCGGGATCGGCCTCCGCGGCGAGACCAAGGGCATTCTCCCGGAAGGCGCGGAGTGGACCGACCAGGTCGACGACCGGATCGCGTTCGGCCAGTCGCTGTCCGTCAACGCCGTGCAGATGATCGCCGCGGTCAACACCATCGCCAACGACGGCGTGCGGATCGACCCCAGCCTCGTCGACGGCAGAGCGACGCTGGACGACGGCACCGAGGTCGGCACCGAGCAGGCCGACGAGCGCCGTGTGATCAGCACCAGGGCGGCGCGGCAGACTGCACTGATGATGGAACGAGTGCTCGACCCGGTCGACGGCGCCGCGCCGCTGGCCGCCGTGCCCGGCTACCGGATCGCCGGCAAGACCGGCACCGCGCAGCGGGTCGTCGACGGCAGCTACGACGGCAGCCACACCGCGTCGTTCGTCGGGTTCGGCCCGACCGACGACCCGCGGTTCACCGTCTACGTGGTGGTCCACGACTCACGCACCGGTGGCGGCGGCACCGTCGCCGGCCCGGCGTTCGCGAAGCTGATGAGCCACGCTCTCCGGCGGTACGGCGTGCCCCCGACCGGGACCCGCGCCTCGCAGCTCCCCGTCGAGTGGTGA
- the rsmH gene encoding 16S rRNA (cytosine(1402)-N(4))-methyltransferase RsmH has product MTTPRHVPVLLDRVVALLTPALDHSGAVLVDATLGLGGHTEAVLARCELARVIGIDRDPRALELSRERLAPYGDRFTAVHAVYDEIPDVLADLGLPEVDGVLFDLGVSSMQLDLPERGFAYAVDAPLDMRMDPSDTGHGPTAADVLNTYAAPDLLRVLREYGEERHARRIVDAIVRERARAPFTTSGRLVALLYDVIPAPARRTGGHPAKRTFQALRMEVNDELRVLERAVPAAIDAIGVGGRVVVESYHSLEDRVVKRAFTAASRSDVPEDLPFVPEGHEPALRLVTRGAEQANADQIAENPRAASVRLRAIERVRPRTDGKGAA; this is encoded by the coding sequence ATGACGACTCCCCGACACGTCCCAGTCCTGCTCGACCGGGTCGTGGCGCTCCTGACACCTGCGCTCGACCACAGTGGCGCCGTCCTGGTCGACGCGACCCTCGGCCTGGGCGGCCACACCGAGGCGGTGCTCGCCCGGTGCGAGCTGGCGCGGGTGATCGGGATCGATCGCGACCCGCGTGCGCTCGAGCTCAGCCGCGAGCGACTGGCGCCGTACGGCGACCGGTTCACCGCGGTCCACGCCGTCTACGACGAGATCCCCGACGTGCTCGCGGACCTCGGCCTCCCCGAGGTCGACGGAGTGCTCTTCGACCTCGGCGTCTCCTCGATGCAGCTCGACCTCCCCGAACGGGGCTTCGCGTACGCCGTCGACGCTCCTCTCGACATGCGGATGGACCCCTCCGACACAGGGCACGGTCCCACCGCGGCCGACGTCCTCAACACCTACGCGGCGCCCGACCTGCTCCGCGTGCTGCGGGAGTACGGCGAGGAGCGCCACGCCCGCCGGATCGTCGACGCGATCGTGCGCGAGCGCGCCCGCGCACCGTTCACCACGTCCGGACGTCTGGTGGCCCTGCTCTACGACGTCATCCCGGCCCCGGCCCGTCGTACCGGCGGCCACCCCGCCAAGCGCACGTTCCAGGCGCTGCGGATGGAGGTCAACGACGAGCTGCGGGTGCTCGAGCGGGCGGTGCCGGCCGCGATCGACGCGATTGGCGTCGGCGGCCGGGTGGTCGTCGAGTCCTACCACTCCCTCGAGGACCGGGTGGTGAAGCGGGCGTTCACCGCCGCCAGCCGGAGCGACGTGCCCGAGGACCTGCCGTTCGTGCCCGAGGGTCACGAGCCGGCACTGCGACTCGTCACCCGCGGCGCCGAGCAGGCGAACGCAGACCAGATCGCCGAGAACCCCCGCGCCGCGTCCGTGCGGCTGCGCGCCATCGAACGAGTTCGACCCCGGACCGACGGCAAGGGAGCCGCATGA
- the mraZ gene encoding division/cell wall cluster transcriptional repressor MraZ produces MLFMGTYTPKLDDKGRLFLPAKFRDRLSEGLVVTQGQENCLVVWPSDVFAEEADRAAARPMTNRAARRYARVLFAGGDEGTPDKQGRIGIPAHLRDYAGLDRDVVVIGVRDRLEIWNPDRWREFQEDAMGDFVDLDEDDD; encoded by the coding sequence ATGCTCTTCATGGGCACCTACACCCCCAAGCTCGACGACAAGGGGCGCCTCTTCCTCCCGGCGAAGTTCAGGGATCGACTGTCAGAGGGGCTCGTGGTGACGCAGGGTCAGGAGAACTGCCTCGTCGTCTGGCCCTCCGACGTGTTCGCGGAGGAGGCCGACCGCGCCGCGGCCCGGCCGATGACCAACCGCGCCGCACGCCGTTACGCACGGGTGCTGTTCGCCGGCGGCGACGAGGGCACCCCCGACAAGCAGGGCCGGATCGGCATCCCGGCCCACCTGCGCGACTACGCCGGACTCGATCGCGACGTCGTGGTGATCGGTGTGCGCGACCGGCTGGAGATCTGGAACCCCGACCGCTGGCGGGAGTTCCAGGAGGACGCGATGGGTGACTTCGTCGACCTCGACGAGGACGACGACTGA
- a CDS encoding AAA family ATPase: protein MHVESPTPHPTAGQPHHPTGADVATVARVAGRIRSNIERVIEGKSEVVSAALVVLLAEGHLLLEDVPGVGKTMLSKSLARSIDSTVRRIQFTPDLLPSDVTGVSVYNQQTREFEFRPGGVFANIVIGDEINRASPKTQSALLECMEERQVTVDNVTYHLEPPFMVIATQNPVEMEGTYALPEAQRDRFMARVSIGYPVPAAEIAMLNSHTELNPLDDLEPVTDSAELRKLCGIVGQVHVSEAVQRYAVSLTAATRENPELLLGASPRATLHLVRAAKAYAALHQRDFVLPDDVRALVHPVIAHRLLPSAEAAVGGRGTGAILEGIAAQVPVPEIRS from the coding sequence CTGCACGTGGAGTCGCCGACCCCTCATCCGACCGCGGGGCAACCGCACCACCCCACCGGGGCCGACGTCGCGACCGTCGCCCGGGTGGCCGGCCGGATCCGCTCCAACATCGAGCGCGTCATCGAAGGCAAGAGCGAGGTCGTCTCCGCCGCGCTCGTGGTGCTGCTGGCCGAAGGGCACCTGTTGCTCGAGGACGTCCCCGGTGTCGGCAAGACCATGCTCAGCAAGTCGCTCGCCCGCAGCATCGACTCGACGGTGCGCCGGATCCAGTTCACGCCCGACCTGCTGCCGTCCGACGTCACCGGCGTCTCCGTCTACAACCAGCAGACCCGCGAGTTCGAGTTCCGGCCCGGCGGCGTCTTCGCCAACATCGTGATCGGCGACGAGATCAACCGCGCCTCCCCCAAGACGCAGTCCGCGCTGCTGGAGTGCATGGAGGAGCGGCAGGTGACCGTCGACAACGTCACCTACCACCTCGAGCCGCCGTTCATGGTGATCGCGACCCAGAACCCGGTCGAGATGGAGGGCACCTACGCGCTGCCCGAGGCGCAGCGCGACCGGTTCATGGCCCGGGTGTCGATCGGCTACCCGGTGCCGGCGGCCGAGATCGCGATGCTCAATTCGCACACCGAGCTCAACCCTCTCGACGACCTCGAGCCGGTCACCGACAGTGCCGAGCTCCGCAAGCTCTGCGGGATCGTCGGCCAGGTCCACGTCTCCGAGGCGGTCCAGCGGTACGCCGTCTCCCTGACCGCCGCCACTCGGGAGAACCCCGAGCTGCTGCTCGGTGCCTCGCCGCGGGCGACGCTCCACCTGGTGCGGGCCGCCAAGGCCTACGCCGCCCTCCACCAGCGCGACTTCGTGCTGCCCGACGACGTGCGCGCACTGGTGCACCCCGTGATCGCCCACCGGCTGCTGCCGAGCGCGGAGGCGGCCGTGGGCGGTCGCGGCACCGGCGCGATCCTCGAGGGGATCGCCGCGCAGGTGCCGGTCCCCGAGATCCGCTCCTGA
- a CDS encoding DUF58 domain-containing protein, whose protein sequence is MRDGLAGLTLRGRAFLAAGVTAICCAVLLGQSTLTRIGVLVVALPLVSAFVIGRRRYALAVTRSVHPRLVAAGQPARIDLELTNAGRPSAGAILVEDQVPYALGTRPRFVLQGIARQWQRRVSYQVRSDVRGRFEIGPLTIRIADPFGLIELRRMVPGVAPLVVTPRTVVLPRIPVMGGWSGSGEHRPQAFAAGSAEDVSVREYRRGDELRRVHWRSSARVGDLMVRREEQPWEARATVLLDNRLRAHRGQGLGSSFEFAVVAAASLVLHLDQHGYAVRLVLADGSGADETSTAVLERLALVTTRQTAVIDVGWTGDQTRGGLVVAVLGGLEQRDSIALRQIRHDAGTALAMVLDVEQWAGRAAQGQPGPSPSVAGLGWRTVTLGPRDRLDSAWRDLGRASGRAAAAAGVASTRGGR, encoded by the coding sequence ATGCGTGACGGACTGGCGGGACTGACCCTCCGCGGCCGAGCGTTCCTCGCCGCGGGCGTCACCGCGATCTGCTGCGCCGTGCTCCTCGGGCAGTCGACGCTGACCCGGATCGGCGTCCTCGTCGTCGCGCTCCCGCTCGTCTCCGCGTTCGTCATCGGGCGGCGGCGCTACGCACTCGCGGTGACGCGGTCGGTTCACCCGCGGCTGGTCGCGGCCGGGCAGCCCGCGCGGATCGACCTCGAGCTCACCAACGCGGGCCGCCCGAGTGCCGGCGCGATCCTGGTCGAGGACCAGGTGCCCTACGCCCTCGGCACCCGGCCGCGGTTCGTGCTGCAGGGCATCGCACGGCAGTGGCAGCGGCGCGTGAGCTACCAGGTCCGCTCCGACGTGCGCGGCCGGTTCGAGATCGGGCCGCTCACGATCCGCATCGCCGACCCGTTCGGTCTGATCGAGCTCCGCCGGATGGTCCCCGGCGTGGCACCGCTCGTGGTCACGCCCCGGACCGTGGTCCTGCCGCGGATCCCGGTGATGGGCGGCTGGAGCGGGTCGGGCGAGCACCGGCCGCAGGCGTTCGCCGCCGGCTCGGCCGAGGACGTCAGCGTCCGCGAGTACCGCCGTGGCGACGAGCTGCGCCGCGTCCACTGGCGCAGCTCCGCGCGGGTGGGCGACCTGATGGTGCGCCGTGAGGAACAGCCCTGGGAGGCCCGCGCCACGGTCCTGCTCGACAACCGCCTTCGTGCCCACCGCGGGCAAGGCCTCGGCTCCAGCTTCGAGTTCGCGGTGGTGGCCGCCGCGTCCCTCGTGCTGCACCTCGACCAGCACGGCTACGCCGTACGGCTCGTGCTGGCGGACGGCTCGGGCGCGGACGAGACGTCCACCGCCGTCCTCGAGCGGCTCGCTCTCGTCACGACGAGGCAGACCGCCGTCATCGACGTCGGCTGGACCGGCGACCAGACCCGGGGCGGCCTGGTCGTCGCCGTGCTCGGTGGCCTCGAGCAGAGGGACAGCATCGCCCTCCGCCAGATCCGGCACGATGCCGGTACGGCGCTGGCGATGGTGCTCGACGTCGAGCAGTGGGCCGGTCGCGCCGCCCAGGGGCAGCCCGGCCCGTCCCCGTCCGTCGCCGGCCTCGGCTGGCGAACGGTGACGCTCGGACCCCGCGACCGGCTCGACTCCGCCTGGCGCGACCTCGGACGTGCTTCCGGCAGGGCGGCGGCGGCAGCCGGCGTCGCCAGCACCAGGGGCGGCCGATGA
- a CDS encoding transglutaminase family protein has translation MKGGQTFGYTLLLALIATGTTWAALMAWRGFLTNSDSYLAPLAATGMVVCLAGAGLRWLGSPALAIVAVQAALAVAMVSSELGGGPIPLGATGDEVARSLELAMESARTYEAPIQANVPSVAPLMILGGAFFLVLVDFLACTLRRVPVAGLALLAIYSVPAGLVQSGPGLVAFLLASAGFLALLHLDSRDHLLRWGRPLGPDEANPWVEANPVVDAVRVGAGRIGVTATVIAVLLPPFVPVLNLDLLGIGPGDGDDDIEIRNPRADLRRDLERDDDIPLIRFHTDDPSPDYLRVAVLNRFTGLEWSSGDRGVADANTATGELPAPEGMDPDVPRTLYEYQFEASDAFDSSWLPTQFPASSVEAVGDWRFDEDTMDFLAVPDDLTTEDLEWSVQGMEPDYGTSGEFFLDSATDAVDSEFLEVPGGLPSIVRNLAVSETVGTRSDYEAALLLQAFFRRNFEYSLEDAPEGIGGNVFETFLSPTAPDGRTGYCEQFASAMAVMARIVGIPARVAVGFLQPDDLGNGNYEYSSYDLHAWPELYFEGAGWVRFEPTPSGRAGPVPDYAAVPVDVSDPTDNTGPTETGPTGADIPEPSGPTASVVPQDQAAGGDDAADEGVDWTVVVLRVALLLLALALIGALALAPRFFRGRARTRRLAGTPEDVWDELRSTAIDLGLTWPTGRSPHEVGRFLVDHLGDRSDSDRPERPRTGPDADPEAAAALERLVSALELARYARPGSAVPDVALADDARTCCASLEAGVTRRVALRARWLPRSLWQRSTRDSVDHDQLVGV, from the coding sequence ATGAAGGGCGGGCAGACGTTCGGCTACACCCTGCTGCTGGCGTTGATCGCGACCGGCACCACGTGGGCTGCCCTGATGGCGTGGCGGGGCTTCCTGACCAACTCCGATTCCTACCTCGCGCCGCTGGCGGCCACGGGAATGGTCGTGTGCCTTGCCGGAGCCGGGCTCCGCTGGCTCGGCAGCCCGGCTCTCGCGATCGTCGCGGTCCAGGCGGCGCTCGCGGTCGCGATGGTCAGCAGCGAGCTGGGCGGCGGTCCGATCCCGCTGGGCGCCACCGGCGACGAGGTCGCGCGGTCCCTCGAGCTGGCCATGGAATCGGCCCGCACCTACGAGGCCCCCATCCAGGCCAACGTGCCCTCGGTCGCCCCGCTCATGATCCTCGGTGGCGCGTTCTTCCTGGTGCTGGTCGACTTCCTCGCCTGCACGCTGCGCCGGGTCCCGGTCGCGGGCCTCGCGCTGCTGGCCATCTACTCCGTGCCGGCCGGCCTGGTCCAGTCGGGCCCGGGGCTGGTCGCCTTTCTGCTCGCCTCCGCAGGCTTCCTGGCGCTGCTGCACCTCGACAGCCGCGACCACCTGCTCCGGTGGGGACGACCGCTCGGACCCGACGAGGCCAACCCGTGGGTCGAGGCCAACCCGGTCGTCGACGCCGTGCGCGTCGGCGCCGGCCGGATCGGCGTGACGGCGACCGTGATCGCGGTACTGCTCCCCCCGTTCGTCCCCGTCCTCAACCTCGACCTGCTCGGAATCGGCCCGGGCGACGGCGACGACGACATCGAGATCCGCAATCCGCGCGCGGACCTGCGCAGGGACCTCGAGCGCGACGACGACATCCCGCTGATCCGGTTCCACACCGACGACCCCTCCCCCGACTACCTCCGGGTCGCGGTGCTCAACCGGTTCACCGGCCTGGAGTGGAGCAGCGGCGATCGCGGTGTCGCCGACGCCAACACCGCCACCGGCGAGCTCCCCGCGCCGGAGGGGATGGACCCCGACGTACCCCGAACTCTCTACGAGTACCAGTTCGAGGCGAGCGACGCCTTCGACTCCTCCTGGCTGCCGACCCAGTTCCCCGCGTCCTCGGTCGAGGCCGTCGGCGACTGGCGCTTCGACGAGGACACCATGGACTTCCTCGCCGTGCCCGACGACCTGACGACCGAGGACCTCGAGTGGTCGGTCCAGGGCATGGAGCCGGACTACGGCACCAGTGGGGAGTTCTTCCTCGACTCCGCGACCGACGCGGTGGACTCTGAGTTCCTCGAAGTGCCGGGCGGGCTGCCGTCGATCGTCCGCAACCTGGCGGTGTCGGAGACGGTCGGCACTCGCTCGGACTACGAGGCGGCGCTGCTGCTGCAGGCGTTCTTCCGCAGGAACTTCGAGTACAGCCTGGAGGACGCCCCCGAGGGCATCGGCGGCAACGTCTTCGAGACGTTCCTCAGCCCCACGGCACCCGACGGACGCACGGGCTACTGCGAGCAGTTCGCCTCAGCGATGGCAGTGATGGCGCGGATCGTCGGCATCCCAGCGCGGGTGGCGGTCGGCTTCCTCCAGCCGGACGACCTGGGCAACGGCAACTACGAGTACAGCTCCTACGACCTCCACGCCTGGCCCGAGCTGTACTTCGAGGGCGCGGGCTGGGTCCGGTTCGAGCCCACCCCGTCGGGCCGCGCCGGGCCGGTGCCGGACTACGCGGCGGTGCCGGTCGACGTCTCGGATCCCACCGACAACACCGGCCCGACCGAGACCGGACCGACCGGCGCGGACATCCCGGAGCCGAGCGGGCCGACCGCGAGCGTCGTGCCGCAGGACCAGGCCGCCGGCGGCGACGACGCCGCAGACGAAGGCGTCGACTGGACCGTGGTCGTGCTCCGGGTCGCCCTGCTGCTCCTGGCGCTCGCCCTGATCGGCGCCCTGGCGCTGGCGCCCCGCTTCTTCCGCGGGCGCGCCCGCACCCGCAGGCTCGCCGGGACGCCGGAGGACGTCTGGGACGAGCTGCGATCGACGGCGATCGACCTCGGGCTCACCTGGCCGACCGGGCGGTCACCGCACGAAGTCGGACGGTTCCTGGTCGACCACCTCGGCGACCGGAGCGACAGCGATCGTCCCGAGCGTCCCCGCACCGGGCCCGACGCCGATCCGGAGGCGGCCGCGGCGTTGGAGCGGCTCGTGTCCGCGCTCGAGCTCGCTCGCTACGCGCGCCCCGGCTCGGCCGTGCCGGACGTCGCGCTGGCCGACGACGCCCGCACCTGCTGCGCGTCGCTGGAGGCCGGGGTCACCCGGAGGGTGGCGTTGCGGGCCCGGTGGCTGCCCCGCTCGCTGTGGCAGCGGTCGACACGAGACTCCGTCGACCACGACCAACTGGTCGGCGTGTAA
- a CDS encoding DUF3040 domain-containing protein has product MPLSEEELRLLEQMERALVEEDPKFASTLRGTTLRQAARRRALLAGFVFAVGIAVLMGGAISGYWQIGIVGFVIMLGSATIGLSAVRGQGLGGQQKSGAEAAAAAHPSGFGVIDGGRSRSRRPGRAKSSGSFMERVEERWRRRKNRGF; this is encoded by the coding sequence GTGCCACTCTCCGAAGAGGAGCTGCGACTGCTCGAGCAGATGGAGCGGGCGCTCGTCGAAGAGGACCCGAAGTTCGCCTCGACCCTCCGTGGCACGACGCTTCGCCAGGCCGCCCGTCGCCGGGCGCTGCTCGCCGGATTCGTGTTCGCCGTCGGGATCGCGGTGCTGATGGGCGGCGCGATCAGCGGCTACTGGCAGATCGGCATCGTCGGATTCGTGATCATGCTCGGCTCGGCGACGATCGGCCTCAGCGCCGTGCGAGGTCAGGGCCTGGGCGGCCAGCAGAAGTCCGGTGCCGAGGCGGCCGCGGCCGCCCACCCGTCCGGCTTCGGTGTCATCGACGGCGGCCGGTCCCGCAGCCGCCGCCCCGGCCGGGCCAAGTCCTCCGGCTCCTTCATGGAGCGCGTCGAGGAGCGGTGGCGCCGCCGCAAGAACCGCGGATTCTGA